The following are encoded together in the Primulina tabacum isolate GXHZ01 chromosome 18, ASM2559414v2, whole genome shotgun sequence genome:
- the LOC142533782 gene encoding small ribosomal subunit protein eS10z-like encodes MIIPEKNRREISKYLFQEGVCFAKKDYNLAKHPEIDVPNLQVIKLMQSFKSKEYVRETFAWMHYYWYLTNDGIEFLRTYLNLPSEIVPATLKKSAKPLGRPMGGPPGDRPRGPPRFEGDRPRFGDRDGYRAGPRGPPGEFGGDKGGAPADYQPAFRGSGGRPGFGRGSGGAPPS; translated from the exons ATG ATCATCCCGGAGAAGAACAGGAGAGAGATCTCAAAATACCTCTTCCAAG AGGGTGTGTGCTTTGCGAAGAAGGATTATAATCTCGCGAAGCATCCGGAAATTGATGTGCCCAATCTCCAGGTTATCAAGCTGATGCAGAGCTTCAAATCGAAGGAATATGTGCGTGAGACATTCGCGTGGATGCATTATTATTGGTACCTTACCAATGATGGCATTGAGTTCCTGCGCACATACCTCAATCTGCCATCGGAGATCGTGCCTGCCACGCTGAAGAAGTCTGCCAAGCCCCTCGGCCGTCCAATGGGTGGTCCCCCTGGTGACCGTCCACg TGGacctcccagattcgagggtGACAGGCCAAGATTTGGTGATAGAGATGGCTACCGCGCTGGGCCAAGAGGACCACCAGGTGAATTTGGCGGTGACAAGGGTGGAGCACCAGCTGATTACCAACCTGCCTTCAGG GGTTCTGGTGGACGTCCTGGTTTTGGTCGAGGTTCTGGTGGAGCACCTCCCAGTTGa